The proteins below are encoded in one region of Peptoniphilus sp. GNH:
- a CDS encoding ABC transporter ATP-binding protein/permease translates to MKNFLKNKFALTDQGASGAMKSGLYSFLVFVINMFPAILLMILMDKFLLNHVRSRSFYLIFSILTIIAMIILLSLEYESQYNETYREAANLRIDLAKKLSELEMSYFSKHDLSDLAQSIMADVASIEHAVSHAVPKAIGFTIFIPLITILMLIGNWKMTLVAVGPTILSFLLILLAKNYSKAQFNKHYVKLRKNSKAYQERIELSKEITSFNLAEKFKKDLYKKLDESEQIQWSSERNNAFIMLFSGISSHLSLPLTIILGIFLLRSGEISILYLLGYILASMKIKDAVDANMEFFMEMFYMDSAVKRINEIRQAKVLQGRDAKFKNFDVEVKNLDFSYVKEKKILDNVSFTAPQGMVTALVGESGCGKTTVLRLISRLYDFEKGEILIGGKDIKEVSTKSLYENISIVFQDVKLFNTSIMENIRIGRKNASDEDVMEAARLANCDFIKNLKDGFETIIGENGEQLSGGERQRISIARAFLKDSPILILDEIASSLDVDNERKIQESLNKLIKNKTVIIISHRMKSIEKADKIVVLKEGRVENVGSHKELLKISPSYQNLIEKTLAAEKFVY, encoded by the coding sequence ATGAAAAACTTTCTTAAAAATAAATTTGCACTCACAGATCAAGGCGCAAGTGGAGCTATGAAGTCTGGATTATATAGCTTTTTAGTTTTTGTAATCAATATGTTTCCAGCTATCTTGCTTATGATTTTAATGGACAAATTCCTTTTAAATCATGTAAGAAGTAGGAGTTTTTATCTTATATTTTCTATACTTACTATAATAGCAATGATCATTCTTTTGAGCTTGGAATACGAATCTCAATATAATGAGACTTATAGGGAAGCCGCAAACTTGAGGATAGACTTGGCAAAAAAGTTATCGGAACTTGAAATGTCATATTTTTCCAAGCATGACCTTTCTGATTTGGCACAAAGCATCATGGCAGATGTTGCAAGCATAGAACACGCAGTAAGCCATGCCGTACCAAAGGCAATTGGATTTACTATATTTATTCCTCTTATAACTATTTTAATGTTAATTGGCAATTGGAAGATGACGCTTGTGGCAGTTGGCCCGACTATCTTATCTTTTTTACTAATTTTGCTTGCCAAGAACTACTCCAAGGCCCAATTCAATAAGCATTATGTAAAACTTAGAAAAAATTCCAAGGCTTATCAAGAAAGAATAGAGCTTTCGAAAGAAATCACATCCTTTAACCTTGCAGAAAAATTCAAAAAAGATCTTTATAAAAAACTAGATGAGAGTGAACAAATTCAATGGTCAAGCGAGAGAAACAATGCCTTTATAATGCTTTTTTCGGGCATTTCATCTCACTTATCACTGCCATTGACAATAATACTTGGAATTTTTCTACTTAGAAGTGGAGAAATTTCAATTCTCTATCTTTTAGGCTATATCTTGGCATCTATGAAAATTAAAGATGCAGTCGATGCCAATATGGAATTTTTCATGGAAATGTTTTATATGGATTCTGCAGTAAAAAGAATCAACGAAATAAGACAAGCCAAAGTTTTGCAAGGAAGAGATGCCAAGTTCAAAAATTTTGATGTAGAAGTCAAAAATTTAGACTTTTCCTATGTCAAAGAAAAGAAAATCTTAGACAATGTAAGCTTCACAGCACCCCAGGGTATGGTGACAGCCTTGGTAGGTGAATCCGGTTGTGGCAAGACCACTGTTTTGAGACTTATATCAAGACTCTACGACTTTGAAAAAGGAGAGATTTTAATAGGTGGCAAGGATATAAAAGAAGTCTCAACCAAGAGCCTTTATGAAAATATATCTATAGTTTTCCAAGATGTAAAACTTTTCAACACAAGCATTATGGAAAATATCAGAATAGGAAGAAAGAACGCAAGCGATGAAGATGTAATGGAGGCAGCAAGACTTGCCAATTGCGACTTCATAAAGAACTTAAAAGACGGATTTGAAACAATTATAGGAGAAAATGGAGAGCAATTATCTGGGGGCGAACGTCAAAGAATTTCAATAGCAAGAGCATTTTTAAAAGACTCTCCAATACTGATTTTAGATGAAATAGCCTCAAGTTTAGATGTGGACAATGAAAGAAAAATTCAAGAATCCCTAAACAAATTAATAAAGAACAAGACAGTAATAATCATATCTCACAGGATGAAGTCCATAGAAAAAGCGGACAAGATAGTAGTTTTAAAAGAAGGTAGAGTCGAAAATGTGGGTAGTCACAAGGAACTATTAAAGATCAGCCCAAGCTATCAAAACCTAATAGAAAAAACTTTAGCCGCAGAAAAATTTGTCTACTAA
- a CDS encoding YbaN family protein, whose product MKYIYLILGFLFLGIGVVGIYLPLLPATPFLLLAAAFFAKGSEKFHKWFTSTKIYENNIKPIKDKEGLTLKKKFKILGMITLFIAISFYFVKISHARICLIVVLIFHYIYFFTAIKTIKEAKDA is encoded by the coding sequence TTGAAATACATATATTTAATTTTAGGTTTTCTTTTTTTAGGCATAGGAGTGGTGGGGATATACTTGCCACTTTTGCCAGCAACTCCATTTTTATTGTTGGCAGCGGCATTTTTTGCAAAGGGATCTGAAAAGTTTCATAAGTGGTTTACATCTACAAAAATTTACGAAAATAACATCAAACCAATAAAGGACAAGGAAGGGCTCACTCTCAAGAAAAAATTTAAGATTTTGGGCATGATTACTCTTTTTATAGCCATATCTTTTTACTTTGTAAAAATCAGTCATGCAAGGATTTGTCTTATAGTGGTTTTAATATTTCATTATATTTACTTTTTCACAGCGATAAAAACTATAAAGGAGGCAAAAGATGCTTAA
- a CDS encoding ABC transporter ATP-binding protein/permease: MKVYKKLFSYVADLKPFIFLAVIIAIASCILTNFGYYLIYKFLKALMIDSNLDVAKSYAFRIAAFIFTGVLLYFISLLMAHKVGFHLENVLRKKGVEGLSKAGFRFFDTHPSGSLRKIIDDNASLTHTIVAHMIPDNTKAFTTPVLILILGFFISPRVGICILIMTLTCLACLASMMGGSDFMKVYQAALDELSAETVEYIRGISVIKIFGVSVSSMKKLFELINKYSDYAYKYSQKCKKTYIIYQVLFFGLVAILTIPLVFLIDKLGDQRLIALDLMMIIFLSGLMFSALMQVMYVSMYSFQGNYAVDSLTNLYEKMEKEKISFGSEDNFKNHNIEFKNVSFSYDDKKVIENLSFRLDEGKIYALVGESGSGKSTIAKLLCAYYKIDSGEILIGDKPIEAYSQDALIKEISFVFQDTKLFSDTIYNNVLIAREDASRKDVLQAMSLAGLDSLLEKLEDKEDTLIGTDGVYLSGGESQRVAIARAILKNSNIIIMDEASASIDPDNEYELQKAFKNLMKGKTVLMIAHRLSAIRGVDEILLAENGKIVERGSHEELFAKDGKYKRLYTMYTEANEWRVSDEKLS, encoded by the coding sequence ATGAAAGTATACAAAAAATTATTTAGCTATGTGGCAGATTTAAAGCCTTTTATATTTCTTGCTGTAATCATAGCCATAGCATCGTGTATTTTGACGAATTTTGGCTATTATCTAATTTATAAATTTTTAAAAGCGCTTATGATTGATTCTAATCTTGATGTGGCAAAAAGTTATGCTTTTAGGATTGCAGCCTTTATATTTACTGGAGTTTTATTATATTTTATATCCTTGCTCATGGCTCATAAAGTGGGTTTTCATTTGGAAAATGTACTTAGAAAAAAGGGAGTTGAGGGACTTAGTAAGGCAGGGTTTAGATTTTTTGACACTCATCCATCTGGCAGTTTGAGAAAGATAATAGATGATAATGCTTCTTTGACTCATACAATAGTTGCTCACATGATACCAGATAACACAAAAGCTTTTACAACACCGGTTTTGATCTTGATTTTGGGATTCTTCATAAGTCCAAGAGTTGGAATATGTATCTTGATTATGACGCTTACTTGTCTTGCGTGCCTTGCAAGCATGATGGGTGGCAGCGATTTTATGAAAGTTTATCAAGCTGCCCTAGATGAACTTTCGGCAGAAACTGTTGAATACATAAGAGGAATCTCCGTAATCAAAATCTTTGGAGTTTCCGTATCTTCTATGAAAAAGCTCTTTGAGCTGATAAATAAATATTCAGATTATGCCTATAAGTATTCTCAAAAATGTAAAAAGACATATATCATCTATCAAGTTCTATTTTTTGGTTTGGTTGCAATTTTGACTATTCCACTTGTATTTTTAATTGATAAGCTGGGGGATCAAAGGCTAATCGCTTTAGACTTAATGATGATAATATTTTTGTCTGGGCTTATGTTTTCAGCCTTGATGCAGGTAATGTATGTTAGTATGTATTCCTTCCAAGGAAATTACGCAGTGGATTCTTTGACAAATCTTTATGAAAAAATGGAAAAAGAAAAAATTTCTTTTGGTAGCGAAGACAATTTTAAAAATCACAATATAGAATTTAAAAATGTAAGTTTTTCTTATGATGATAAAAAAGTCATAGAGAATCTTTCCTTTAGACTTGATGAGGGCAAAATATATGCCCTTGTAGGAGAATCAGGCTCTGGTAAATCAACTATAGCTAAACTATTGTGCGCCTATTACAAGATAGACTCTGGCGAAATTTTAATAGGCGATAAACCTATCGAAGCATATTCTCAAGATGCCCTTATAAAAGAAATTTCTTTTGTATTTCAAGATACGAAACTTTTTTCTGATACTATTTATAATAATGTCTTAATAGCAAGAGAAGATGCAAGCAGAAAGGACGTTTTACAAGCCATGTCGCTAGCTGGGTTGGATAGTCTTTTGGAAAAGCTTGAAGATAAAGAAGATACCCTAATAGGAACTGATGGTGTTTATCTTTCTGGTGGAGAGTCTCAAAGAGTTGCCATCGCAAGAGCAATTTTAAAAAATTCCAACATTATAATAATGGATGAGGCTTCGGCATCTATAGATCCAGACAATGAATATGAACTTCAAAAGGCTTTCAAAAATTTGATGAAAGGCAAAACTGTTCTTATGATTGCCCACAGACTTTCTGCCATAAGAGGAGTGGATGAGATTTTACTTGCAGAAAATGGCAAGATAGTTGAAAGAGGATCCCACGAAGAGTTATTTGCAAAAGATGGAAAATACAAAAGACTTTACACTATGTATACAGAGGCCAATGAATGGAGGGTTAGTGATGAAAAACTTTCTTAA
- a CDS encoding ABC transporter ATP-binding protein/permease, whose translation MRNLKEKKILLKELLKLVEPLKIPMIFAVIFGLSGHVFATLIPGLGAFYFGKIYMGEQINLKLILFILLMLAVLRSLFKYTEQLFNHYVAFKTLAIIRDLVFKSLRRLCPAKMDTKNKGQLISIITSDIELLEVFYAHTISPVLIAFFHTLIFFIILFGINVKYAICLLIFHILLGLIIPTLTQKFGKKLGEDQRKDLSNLNSSILESLKGIKEIINFSRQKERLAEIDKLTRNLNKSSKKLSKNMGNNFSVSSSLIIFANLVFILLGASLYKIGQINFKDLIFATAIFISSFGPTSALASLGNNLVLTFACGKRVIELLKEEAQVDEVINKKDIKYENLRLENVAFSYDETELIKDFSLKADLNRIIGLKGKSGCGKSTILKLIMRFFDPNQGEILFNEENIKEINSKNLRENISYVAQESHLFKGSIRENLLIAKEDASEEELKIATQKANIYDFIISLEEGFDTEIVKDKTLLSTGQIQRLAIARIFLRDAKLYILDEPTANIDAYNEGIILKSLYEEKDEKTILISSHRQSTLRICDQVINMQRSISS comes from the coding sequence ATGAGAAATTTAAAAGAGAAAAAGATTTTGCTAAAAGAGCTTTTAAAACTAGTAGAACCACTTAAAATACCCATGATTTTTGCGGTTATATTTGGACTCTCGGGCCATGTTTTTGCAACCCTTATTCCAGGACTTGGAGCTTTTTACTTCGGTAAAATTTATATGGGGGAACAAATAAATCTCAAGTTAATTTTATTTATCCTACTTATGCTTGCAGTCTTGAGATCTCTATTTAAATACACAGAGCAACTTTTCAACCACTATGTTGCATTTAAGACTCTTGCGATAATAAGGGACTTAGTTTTTAAAAGCTTAAGAAGACTATGCCCAGCTAAGATGGACACCAAAAACAAGGGCCAGCTCATATCTATAATAACCTCAGACATAGAGCTCTTAGAAGTTTTCTATGCCCATACGATTTCACCAGTTTTAATAGCATTTTTCCATACGCTCATATTTTTTATAATTTTATTTGGAATAAATGTAAAATATGCCATCTGCCTTTTGATTTTTCATATTTTGTTGGGACTAATAATCCCCACGCTAACTCAAAAATTTGGCAAAAAACTGGGTGAAGACCAAAGAAAAGACCTATCCAATTTAAATTCGTCAATTCTTGAAAGTTTAAAAGGCATAAAAGAAATAATAAATTTTTCAAGACAAAAAGAAAGACTTGCAGAGATAGACAAATTAACTAGAAACTTGAACAAGTCATCCAAGAAATTGTCAAAAAATATGGGCAACAATTTTTCAGTATCCTCAAGCCTTATAATATTTGCTAACCTCGTATTTATCCTACTAGGAGCAAGCCTATATAAAATCGGCCAAATAAACTTTAAAGATTTAATTTTCGCAACGGCAATCTTCATATCGTCCTTTGGCCCTACATCAGCCCTAGCATCACTTGGGAACAATTTAGTCCTGACCTTTGCATGCGGCAAAAGAGTGATTGAGCTTCTAAAAGAAGAGGCTCAAGTGGATGAAGTAATCAACAAAAAAGACATAAAATACGAAAACTTGAGGCTAGAGAATGTGGCATTTTCCTATGACGAAACCGAGCTTATAAAAGATTTTTCCCTAAAAGCTGACCTAAATAGAATAATAGGCCTAAAGGGAAAGAGTGGCTGTGGAAAATCGACCATCCTAAAACTTATAATGAGGTTTTTCGACCCGAATCAAGGGGAAATACTTTTTAACGAAGAAAATATAAAAGAAATAAACAGCAAAAATCTCAGAGAAAACATCTCCTATGTCGCCCAAGAAAGCCATCTATTCAAGGGAAGCATAAGAGAAAACTTGCTAATAGCAAAAGAAGATGCAAGCGAAGAAGAATTAAAAATAGCCACACAAAAAGCAAATATCTACGATTTCATAATCTCACTTGAAGAAGGCTTTGACACAGAAATTGTAAAAGACAAGACCCTCCTATCGACAGGTCAGATTCAAAGGCTTGCCATAGCGAGAATCTTTTTGAGAGATGCAAAGCTATATATCTTAGACGAGCCGACAGCAAACATTGACGCCTACAACGAAGGCATAATATTGAAATCCCTCTACGAAGAAAAAGATGAAAAGACAATTCTAATATCATCACATAGACAAAGCACACTTAGAATATGCGACCAAGTAATAAATATGCAAAGGAGCATCAGTTCTTAA
- a CDS encoding TetR/AcrR family transcriptional regulator, which produces MNRNKRMSFENRKEEIKKVAAKVFVKKGFSNTSMEDLIKESGLSKGGFYHYYKNTTDIIYDLMLDGIEYRNEIMKKSLDVKGKLSPDFFASEMTKKVTDRTSYMDVYVEFLLAKKRNEKLEGVFELLKLRTIEAFKSVNKDFSKYSMQSDKFDLLTFFVNAMILSSNILNGEDILNANRDLLDEIFLLILNKD; this is translated from the coding sequence TGTCATTTGAAAATAGAAAAGAAGAAATAAAAAAAGTGGCAGCAAAAGTCTTTGTAAAGAAGGGTTTTTCCAATACCAGCATGGAAGATTTAATTAAAGAGAGTGGTCTTTCGAAGGGAGGATTTTATCATTACTATAAAAACACCACCGATATTATCTATGATCTGATGCTTGATGGTATCGAATATAGAAATGAAATAATGAAAAAATCTTTAGATGTTAAAGGGAAATTAAGCCCGGATTTTTTCGCTAGTGAAATGACAAAAAAAGTCACAGATAGGACTTCTTATATGGATGTTTATGTGGAATTTTTACTGGCGAAAAAGAGAAATGAAAAACTCGAAGGAGTGTTTGAGCTTTTGAAGCTAAGGACTATTGAAGCTTTTAAGAGCGTGAATAAAGATTTTAGCAAATATAGTATGCAAAGTGATAAGTTTGACCTCTTAACTTTTTTCGTAAACGCCATGATACTATCTTCAAACATTTTAAATGGTGAAGATATTTTAAATGCCAACAGAGATTTGTTAGATGAGATTTTTCTATTGATTTTAAATAAGGACTAA
- a CDS encoding ABC transporter ATP-binding protein/permease, with the protein MLNKKLIREIGREKNSLIILISLKVLELLTNVALIFSIGNFINQLVKASYDEKKFIVQIFAILLVKIIIIKLNSYISYKVSIRIKKSLRQRLFKKVYGFKLDYGQKISISEIINLSVEGIEQLNIFYGELLPQLIFSILGPLILFVIMASINIKISLIILVFIPFIPIAIMMVQKLAKKVVKSYWRSYSNLGEVFIDFLYGLSTLKIFNADEKYNDKLNEMAEDFRLKTMKLLMVQLNNITVMDLVSYSGTATSIFMTLYYFYQGQISIFTGFVFILLSQEFFNPLRRLGALFHVAMNGISAANSLFEVLEIEESADGSGEIKEDEVEIKIKNLDFSYGDKKVLEDINLTCKKNQITCFVGKSGCGKSTLAKLICGILKDKKSVIFYNDKNDIKSDSIIENICMIDNDPFIFSQSLRYNLLFANPSAEDKELEESLKSVGLYEYFEKQNGLDTILEGQGNNLSGGQKQRISIARAILKKSKVLILDEAISNIDIESEQIILKLLQDMKKDMNIILITHRLRNTENSDYIYFLEDKKIIEEGTFDQMMTKDKFSTLYKSQMDLEMWGVL; encoded by the coding sequence ATGCTTAATAAAAAACTCATAAGAGAAATTGGAAGGGAAAAAAACTCCCTCATAATTTTAATAAGTTTAAAAGTTTTAGAACTTTTAACTAATGTCGCTCTTATATTTAGCATAGGAAACTTTATAAATCAGCTCGTCAAAGCAAGTTATGATGAAAAAAAGTTTATAGTCCAAATATTTGCAATTTTACTTGTAAAAATTATAATCATAAAACTAAACTCCTACATATCCTATAAGGTATCAATAAGGATAAAAAAATCTTTGAGGCAAAGACTTTTTAAAAAAGTTTATGGTTTCAAATTGGACTATGGGCAAAAGATATCGATATCAGAAATAATAAATCTGAGTGTAGAAGGTATAGAGCAACTTAATATATTTTATGGCGAACTCTTGCCTCAACTTATTTTTTCAATTCTTGGTCCACTCATATTATTTGTAATTATGGCAAGTATAAATATAAAGATTTCCTTAATAATACTTGTTTTTATCCCCTTTATACCCATAGCCATAATGATGGTACAAAAATTAGCTAAAAAAGTTGTAAAATCATATTGGCGCTCCTACTCAAATCTGGGAGAAGTATTTATAGACTTTCTCTACGGGCTTAGCACACTTAAAATTTTCAATGCAGATGAGAAATACAATGATAAATTAAACGAGATGGCAGAAGATTTTAGATTAAAAACTATGAAACTTCTAATGGTTCAGCTAAACAATATAACGGTTATGGACTTGGTTTCATACAGTGGCACTGCCACTAGTATTTTCATGACCCTCTACTACTTCTATCAAGGGCAGATTAGTATTTTCACAGGCTTTGTATTCATCCTGCTTTCTCAAGAATTTTTCAATCCTCTAAGAAGGCTGGGAGCCTTATTTCACGTCGCTATGAATGGCATTTCAGCAGCCAACTCCTTGTTTGAAGTTTTAGAAATAGAAGAAAGTGCGGATGGAAGTGGAGAAATAAAAGAAGATGAAGTTGAAATCAAAATAAAAAATCTTGATTTTTCTTATGGCGACAAAAAAGTTTTAGAAGACATAAATTTAACTTGCAAGAAAAATCAAATAACCTGCTTTGTAGGCAAGAGTGGCTGCGGAAAATCAACTCTTGCAAAGCTCATATGTGGCATACTCAAAGACAAAAAATCTGTCATTTTTTACAATGATAAAAACGACATAAAATCAGATAGCATAATTGAAAATATCTGCATGATAGACAATGATCCCTTTATATTCAGCCAAAGCTTGAGATATAATCTGTTATTTGCAAATCCTTCGGCAGAAGATAAGGAGCTAGAAGAGAGTTTGAAATCTGTCGGTCTATATGAATATTTTGAAAAGCAAAATGGACTCGATACTATATTAGAAGGCCAGGGCAATAATTTGTCTGGAGGACAAAAGCAGAGGATATCAATAGCAAGAGCCATCTTAAAAAAGTCCAAAGTTCTAATTCTCGATGAGGCCATTTCCAATATTGATATAGAATCAGAACAAATAATATTGAAGCTTCTTCAAGACATGAAAAAAGATATGAACATAATTTTAATTACACATAGACTTAGGAATACGGAAAATTCTGACTATATATATTTCTTGGAGGACAAGAAAATAATTGAAGAAGGAACCTTCGACCAAATGATGACAAAAGATAAATTCAGCACGCTTTATAAATCTCAAATGGATTTGGAAATGTGGGGTGTTTTATGA
- a CDS encoding NEAT domain-containing protein, translated as MALFLILLPKANFSVEKNFDQDLPPAKEEINLEDGYYKVPIKLWHAYEEKESMGNKALIQTAEIEVEGKKAFLYIGSGKMEYMNITASLVSIYFQKEDGKYHAAEAGCFELEVPKEKDKRPEVFRTSLINMDEMTKVYVDPKVEPMGDEPIRARIKLDFKDVEKINESDAVLINKFKNGAPKPKFNKSDSGQVENKNIIVKYEPETFTEEFTFYGNKLSGKKAEEYSKDFNSLDQVNVFEIEFLGPLDQIEDNEKDIQKKRNKIYAEKDFCLDLPLLKFNKDDKLTIYKVKKGEKSKLDFEIKDQHLEIKTKDSGIYLLVKSANGASLKENKDEMPKTDMTKEKRAESFMKTVKKPQARKISQQKAQIKTQVEEKLKAPANQLNASLNSAANEQIKSKLDSESANSKARDVKVQAEIEEKESKALIVCIVLVFIALNAISIFFIRKNLKEIKEMKEEIIFLGGLGKNEKNN; from the coding sequence ATGGCTTTGTTTTTGATTCTTTTGCCAAAAGCAAACTTTTCTGTTGAAAAAAATTTCGATCAGGATTTACCACCTGCAAAAGAAGAAATCAATCTAGAAGACGGTTATTATAAAGTGCCAATAAAACTTTGGCATGCCTACGAAGAAAAAGAAAGCATGGGCAACAAGGCCCTTATACAGACAGCAGAGATTGAAGTAGAAGGCAAAAAGGCTTTCTTATACATAGGATCGGGCAAGATGGAATACATGAATATAACTGCATCGCTTGTAAGCATATATTTTCAAAAGGAAGATGGCAAATATCATGCAGCAGAAGCAGGATGTTTTGAATTAGAAGTGCCCAAGGAAAAAGACAAGAGACCAGAAGTGTTTAGGACTTCTTTGATAAACATGGATGAAATGACCAAGGTATATGTAGATCCAAAAGTTGAACCCATGGGAGATGAGCCAATCAGGGCAAGAATCAAGCTTGATTTCAAAGACGTAGAGAAAATAAATGAAAGCGACGCAGTCCTTATAAACAAGTTTAAAAATGGAGCCCCAAAACCAAAATTCAACAAAAGCGACTCTGGCCAAGTAGAAAACAAAAACATAATAGTCAAATATGAACCAGAAACTTTCACAGAAGAATTCACCTTTTACGGCAACAAATTGTCTGGCAAAAAAGCAGAAGAATATAGCAAAGATTTCAATAGCCTAGACCAAGTAAACGTATTTGAAATAGAATTTTTGGGTCCTCTAGACCAAATTGAAGACAACGAAAAAGACATACAGAAAAAAAGAAATAAAATCTATGCCGAAAAAGATTTTTGCTTGGACTTGCCCTTGCTCAAATTTAATAAAGATGACAAATTGACAATCTACAAGGTAAAAAAAGGAGAAAAGTCCAAATTAGACTTTGAAATCAAAGACCAGCACCTTGAAATAAAAACCAAGGATTCGGGAATTTATCTACTAGTAAAAAGTGCGAATGGGGCAAGCCTTAAAGAAAATAAAGACGAGATGCCAAAAACTGATATGACAAAAGAAAAAAGAGCTGAGTCTTTTATGAAAACTGTAAAAAAACCTCAAGCAAGAAAAATTTCACAGCAAAAGGCACAAATAAAGACTCAAGTAGAAGAAAAACTTAAAGCACCTGCTAATCAGCTAAATGCAAGTTTAAACTCGGCTGCAAATGAGCAAATAAAAAGCAAGCTAGATTCTGAATCTGCAAATAGTAAGGCTCGAGATGTAAAAGTTCAAGCTGAGATTGAAGAAAAAGAATCCAAAGCATTAATAGTTTGTATTGTTTTAGTCTTCATAGCCTTAAATGCAATCTCTATATTTTTTATAAGGAAGAATTTGAAAGAAATAAAAGAGATGAAAGAAGAAATAATATTTTTAGGAGGGCTTGGGAAAAATGAAAAAAATAATTAA
- a CDS encoding ABC transporter, giving the protein MKKIINGFLLVLIIIISSTNMAFSYTQDIVKATPYYAHPVTGAIEDPGNNPGIGQGMTENVVCPQALMETTDDGRIFLSVRYNLANYIKNETFAVQNYGDTDFYSVAAKVTAQTEETRDYRFEIPSKNTVVRATFFVGPMGRDVIFYYTISDPVEGNTDFVPLQSESTSEGQGQVIEDKRQETIIQSPETKNPLPNMEGLTPVENNVQVGQVLGPQSEGEKIEQKIVNSKMSAGDLGYSHGLLTKDSPIIKKLYYSEDSKGEEESKEKTQPGKITMAFIYGLIGLLVILTASSISLATLSYFYKQKVEEDLEEKRRQSYE; this is encoded by the coding sequence ATGAAAAAAATAATTAACGGGTTCCTTCTAGTCTTAATCATAATAATAAGCTCAACAAATATGGCTTTCTCTTACACCCAGGATATAGTAAAAGCAACTCCCTACTACGCTCACCCAGTGACAGGAGCAATTGAAGATCCCGGAAATAATCCGGGCATAGGTCAGGGAATGACAGAAAATGTCGTATGTCCCCAAGCTCTTATGGAAACCACAGATGATGGACGAATCTTTTTATCAGTTCGCTACAATCTAGCCAACTACATAAAAAACGAAACATTTGCTGTGCAAAATTATGGAGATACCGATTTTTATTCAGTAGCCGCTAAGGTCACAGCACAAACAGAAGAAACGAGAGATTACAGATTTGAAATACCAAGCAAAAATACAGTGGTTAGAGCAACATTTTTTGTGGGGCCAATGGGAAGAGATGTAATTTTCTACTACACCATATCTGATCCGGTAGAAGGAAATACGGACTTTGTTCCATTGCAAAGCGAAAGCACGAGCGAGGGCCAAGGACAAGTCATAGAAGATAAAAGACAAGAAACAATCATCCAAAGTCCAGAAACCAAAAATCCCTTGCCAAATATGGAAGGCCTTACACCTGTAGAGAACAATGTGCAAGTAGGACAAGTATTAGGACCTCAAAGCGAAGGAGAAAAGATAGAACAAAAAATAGTAAACTCCAAAATGTCGGCGGGAGACTTGGGATACTCTCACGGACTTCTCACAAAGGACTCTCCCATAATTAAAAAACTATATTATTCAGAAGACAGTAAGGGAGAAGAAGAGTCAAAAGAAAAAACACAGCCCGGCAAGATAACCATGGCTTTTATATACGGTCTTATAGGACTTCTTGTAATTTTGACAGCATCTAGCATAAGCTTGGCAACCTTGTCATATTTTTACAAGCAAAAAGTAGAAGAAGACTTAGAAGAAAAGAGGAGACAATCCTATGAATAA